The DNA segment TCACCGTCACGGTGACCAGCCCGTACGGCGACCGTGACGGCCCGCGCGCCCCCGGCTCCGGCGCCGGTCTGGTCGGCATGCGGGAACGCGTCGCGCTGCTGGACGGCACCTTCGAGGCCGGCCCCGAGGACTCGCCCGACGGCAAGGTCTGGGCCGTACGCGCAGCCCTACCCGTCACCGACACGGTCGAAGGAGACCCCGCATGATCCGCGTGCTCGTCGCCGAGGACCAGTCCGCCGTCCGCGCCGGGCTGGTCCTCATCCTGCGCAGCGCGCCCGACATCGACGTGGTCGGCGAGGCGGGGGACGGTGAGCAGGCGGTGGCCCTGGCCCGCGAACTGCGGCCCGACCTGGTGCTGATGGACGTACAGATGCCACGCCTGGACGGGGTGTCGGCAACCCGGCAGGTCGTCGCCGAGCGGCTGGCCGACGTGCTCGTGCTGACCACCTTCGACCTCGACGAGTACGTGTTCGGGGCACTGCGGGCGGGCGCGTCCGGGTTCCTGCTCAAGAACACCGACGCCAAGGACCTGCTGGAGGCGGTGCGCACGGTGGCGCGCGGCGAGGGCCTCATCGCCCCGGCCGTCACCCGGC comes from the Streptomyces sp. NBC_00443 genome and includes:
- a CDS encoding response regulator transcription factor yields the protein MIRVLVAEDQSAVRAGLVLILRSAPDIDVVGEAGDGEQAVALARELRPDLVLMDVQMPRLDGVSATRQVVAERLADVLVLTTFDLDEYVFGALRAGASGFLLKNTDAKDLLEAVRTVARGEGLIAPAVTRRLIAEFAAKPVREPTADLSVLDSLTRREREVLSCLGEGLSNADIASRLDMAEATVKTHVSRLLGKLELRSRVQAAVLAQELGI